The Coffea arabica cultivar ET-39 chromosome 1e, Coffea Arabica ET-39 HiFi, whole genome shotgun sequence genome has a window encoding:
- the LOC140007879 gene encoding uncharacterized protein isoform X2 — protein sequence MVGLIFGPANDTQKRLEKETGAKVRVYGTRAVTGEKVEVTTPDGNETCGSYDELHVHVSADTYEKIDAAVALIELLVTPVSGNPASITVTSTATSGDNVNSGAPSQGTPGTNVPAGVASGVAQPSVGSGPAPSPNHFQQYSGPWFPVGAPQTHAFPSSGFAAAPVHLSPSQFNPSSMLPIFGPRPVVTVGFTPVPQNPSLITSGPQQPQVLQRPYISHPPPLSASQPAPIQSNVTSPQLSTNQSAPTGPTQFGSSISISYQPPYAGSSIVPVNTPTSIGAGNMMSMTPATTGLQGHPSMASHPLAVSRAAPPNIFPITQQSALQSAGAAVNHPANVPYFNSSSHFQQGLSLSPLPSAAKVPGPMQSVMPRAVIPNSSPNVVPGSTPLLSPVTSSSTLLHPASGIPNSGPAGAVSFNAINPANMTAPRPQQPSSNDFTFQPHRPHNPALEVAHRPNTQPILLHPNQSAQPYQESQISPVQPGMHMLRLPPANPGFSRPNVGNQMMQPRAQTSVNFPSSPTALLGPPRHAPFPGSNAAPLLQPRNFNLDPPFVNADGIPRAGGPMQIQQNYPPSATRPPSFVAPNQHINSNISFQPAAGLSSRASGVQQVYDPFSPTSVSLNTHLSSNRAKIQKQESDPEYEDLMASVGVK from the exons ATGGTTGGTTTAATTTTTGGGCCAGCAAATGACACTCAAAAGCGACTGGAAAAG GAAACTGGAGCTAAAGTACGAGTTTATGGAACAAGAGCAGTTACTGGAGAAAAG GTTGAAGTTACTACTCCTGATGGTAATGAAACATGTGGTAGTTATGATGAGTTGCACGTTCATGTATCAGCTGACACATATGAAAAGATTGATGCTGCGGTGGCTCTTATTGAACTGCTAGTCACCCCAGTTTCG GGGAATCCTGCTTCCATTACTGTAACATCAACTGCAACATCTGGTGACAATGTGAATAGTGGTGCTCCGAGTCAAGGCACACCTGGTACTAATGTGCCTGCTGGTGTGGCAAGTGGAGTGGCTCAGCCAAGTGTAGGATCTGGACCAGCACCTTCACCTAATCACTTTCAGCAGTACTCAGGGCCTTGGTTTCCTGTGGGTGCACCTCAGACACATGCCTTTCCATCATCAGGTTTTGCTGCGGCTCCTGTCCATTTGTCTCCATCACAGTTCAATCCCTCAAGTATGCTGCCAATATTTGGTCCTCGGCCAGTTGTCACAGTGGGATTTACTCCGGTTCCCCAGAATCCTTCACTTATTACCTCCGGGCCACAGCAACCACAAGTTCTGCAGAGGCCATACATTTCACATCCGCCACCTTTGTCAGCTTCACAACCTGCACCTATTCAATCAAATGTCACATCACCACAATTATCTACTAACCAGTCAGCACCAACTGGGCCCACCCAGTTTGGGAGTTCAATATCTATTTCTTACCAGCCACCTTATGCTGGATCATCTATAGTACCAGTGAACACTCCAACATCCATTGGAGCTGGAAATATGATGTCAATGACCCCTGCAACAACTGGTCTGCAGGGCCACCCCTCCATGGCTTCTCATCCTTTGGCTGTGTCCAGAGCTGCACCGCCAAATATCTTTCCAATTACCCAGCAATCTGCTTTGCAGTCAGCTGGTGCTGCAGTTAATCATCCCGCAAATGTCCCATACTTCAACTCTAGTTCCCACTTCCAACAGGGGCTTTCACTTTCTCCACTACCTTCAGCAGCAAAAGTACCTGGTCCCATGCAGTCTGTTATGCCACGAGCTGTGATACCTAATTCATCTCCCAATGTGGTACCAGGATCCACCCCTCTTCTTTCACCAGTGACATCTTCATCAACACTACTACATCCAGCTTCAGGAATTCCTAATTCTGGTCCTGCTGGTGCTGTCAGTTTTAATGCCATTAACCCTGCAAATATGACTGCTCCCAGACCACAGCAACCCAGCTCAAATGATTTTACTTTTCAGCCTCACCGGCCACACAATCCAGCCCTTGAAGTTGCTCATAGACCAAATACTCAACCTATACTTTTACATCCAAATCAATCAGCACAGCCATATCAGGAATCTCAGATTTCACCTGTTCAGCCAGGAATGCACATGTTGAGACTACCACCTGCAAATCCAGGGTTTTCTAGGCCTAATGTTGGCAATCAAATGATGCAGCCTAGAGCTCAAACGTCTGTTAACTTTCCCAGTAGTCCAACAGCGCTTCTGGGTCCACCTAGGCATGCACCATTTCCAGGTTCGAATGCTGCTCCTCTACTGCAACCAAGAAACTTCAATTTAGATCCCCCATTCGTCAATGCAGATGGAATTCCTCGAGCAGGGGGCCCAATGCAAATTCAGCAAAACTACCCTCCATCGGCAACTAGGCCGCCAAGTTTTGTTGCTCCAAATCAACATATTAACAGTAATATTTCCTTTCAACCTGCTGCTGGGCTATCTTCTAGAGCTTCTGGAGTACAGCAAGTGTATGATCCCTTCTCGCCAACATCTGTTTCTCTTAATACTCATTTAAGCAGTAACAGAGCAAAGATTCAGAAACAGGAGAGTGATCCAGAGTACGAAGACCTGATGGCCTCAGTCGGTGTAAAGTAA
- the LOC140007879 gene encoding uncharacterized protein isoform X1, translating to MVGLIFGPANDTQKRLEKETGAKVRVYGTRAVTGEKVEVTTPDGNETCGSYDELHVHVSADTYEKIDAAVALIELLVTPVSTFQGNPASITVTSTATSGDNVNSGAPSQGTPGTNVPAGVASGVAQPSVGSGPAPSPNHFQQYSGPWFPVGAPQTHAFPSSGFAAAPVHLSPSQFNPSSMLPIFGPRPVVTVGFTPVPQNPSLITSGPQQPQVLQRPYISHPPPLSASQPAPIQSNVTSPQLSTNQSAPTGPTQFGSSISISYQPPYAGSSIVPVNTPTSIGAGNMMSMTPATTGLQGHPSMASHPLAVSRAAPPNIFPITQQSALQSAGAAVNHPANVPYFNSSSHFQQGLSLSPLPSAAKVPGPMQSVMPRAVIPNSSPNVVPGSTPLLSPVTSSSTLLHPASGIPNSGPAGAVSFNAINPANMTAPRPQQPSSNDFTFQPHRPHNPALEVAHRPNTQPILLHPNQSAQPYQESQISPVQPGMHMLRLPPANPGFSRPNVGNQMMQPRAQTSVNFPSSPTALLGPPRHAPFPGSNAAPLLQPRNFNLDPPFVNADGIPRAGGPMQIQQNYPPSATRPPSFVAPNQHINSNISFQPAAGLSSRASGVQQVYDPFSPTSVSLNTHLSSNRAKIQKQESDPEYEDLMASVGVK from the exons ATGGTTGGTTTAATTTTTGGGCCAGCAAATGACACTCAAAAGCGACTGGAAAAG GAAACTGGAGCTAAAGTACGAGTTTATGGAACAAGAGCAGTTACTGGAGAAAAG GTTGAAGTTACTACTCCTGATGGTAATGAAACATGTGGTAGTTATGATGAGTTGCACGTTCATGTATCAGCTGACACATATGAAAAGATTGATGCTGCGGTGGCTCTTATTGAACTGCTAGTCACCCCAGTTTCG ACTTTTCAGGGGAATCCTGCTTCCATTACTGTAACATCAACTGCAACATCTGGTGACAATGTGAATAGTGGTGCTCCGAGTCAAGGCACACCTGGTACTAATGTGCCTGCTGGTGTGGCAAGTGGAGTGGCTCAGCCAAGTGTAGGATCTGGACCAGCACCTTCACCTAATCACTTTCAGCAGTACTCAGGGCCTTGGTTTCCTGTGGGTGCACCTCAGACACATGCCTTTCCATCATCAGGTTTTGCTGCGGCTCCTGTCCATTTGTCTCCATCACAGTTCAATCCCTCAAGTATGCTGCCAATATTTGGTCCTCGGCCAGTTGTCACAGTGGGATTTACTCCGGTTCCCCAGAATCCTTCACTTATTACCTCCGGGCCACAGCAACCACAAGTTCTGCAGAGGCCATACATTTCACATCCGCCACCTTTGTCAGCTTCACAACCTGCACCTATTCAATCAAATGTCACATCACCACAATTATCTACTAACCAGTCAGCACCAACTGGGCCCACCCAGTTTGGGAGTTCAATATCTATTTCTTACCAGCCACCTTATGCTGGATCATCTATAGTACCAGTGAACACTCCAACATCCATTGGAGCTGGAAATATGATGTCAATGACCCCTGCAACAACTGGTCTGCAGGGCCACCCCTCCATGGCTTCTCATCCTTTGGCTGTGTCCAGAGCTGCACCGCCAAATATCTTTCCAATTACCCAGCAATCTGCTTTGCAGTCAGCTGGTGCTGCAGTTAATCATCCCGCAAATGTCCCATACTTCAACTCTAGTTCCCACTTCCAACAGGGGCTTTCACTTTCTCCACTACCTTCAGCAGCAAAAGTACCTGGTCCCATGCAGTCTGTTATGCCACGAGCTGTGATACCTAATTCATCTCCCAATGTGGTACCAGGATCCACCCCTCTTCTTTCACCAGTGACATCTTCATCAACACTACTACATCCAGCTTCAGGAATTCCTAATTCTGGTCCTGCTGGTGCTGTCAGTTTTAATGCCATTAACCCTGCAAATATGACTGCTCCCAGACCACAGCAACCCAGCTCAAATGATTTTACTTTTCAGCCTCACCGGCCACACAATCCAGCCCTTGAAGTTGCTCATAGACCAAATACTCAACCTATACTTTTACATCCAAATCAATCAGCACAGCCATATCAGGAATCTCAGATTTCACCTGTTCAGCCAGGAATGCACATGTTGAGACTACCACCTGCAAATCCAGGGTTTTCTAGGCCTAATGTTGGCAATCAAATGATGCAGCCTAGAGCTCAAACGTCTGTTAACTTTCCCAGTAGTCCAACAGCGCTTCTGGGTCCACCTAGGCATGCACCATTTCCAGGTTCGAATGCTGCTCCTCTACTGCAACCAAGAAACTTCAATTTAGATCCCCCATTCGTCAATGCAGATGGAATTCCTCGAGCAGGGGGCCCAATGCAAATTCAGCAAAACTACCCTCCATCGGCAACTAGGCCGCCAAGTTTTGTTGCTCCAAATCAACATATTAACAGTAATATTTCCTTTCAACCTGCTGCTGGGCTATCTTCTAGAGCTTCTGGAGTACAGCAAGTGTATGATCCCTTCTCGCCAACATCTGTTTCTCTTAATACTCATTTAAGCAGTAACAGAGCAAAGATTCAGAAACAGGAGAGTGATCCAGAGTACGAAGACCTGATGGCCTCAGTCGGTGTAAAGTAA